The following proteins are encoded in a genomic region of Devosia lucknowensis:
- a CDS encoding BrnA antitoxin family protein: MTEENIKRYTLAELREMRDRGDYFYDPNAPEGPDLPDSFWENAALFDTDQKTSVHLKLDAEVFFFFKSQGKGHITRMQDVLKAYVKAQKAKQSAAPAPQEKPARKTG; this comes from the coding sequence ATGACCGAGGAAAACATCAAGCGCTATACCCTGGCTGAGTTGCGCGAAATGCGTGACCGGGGTGACTATTTCTACGACCCCAACGCCCCCGAAGGGCCTGACCTCCCCGACAGCTTCTGGGAAAACGCCGCCCTTTTCGACACGGACCAGAAAACCTCCGTCCACCTCAAGCTCGACGCCGAAGTCTTCTTCTTCTTCAAGAGCCAGGGCAAGGGCCATATCACCCGCATGCAGGATGTGCTCAAGGCCTATGTGAAGGCGCAGAAGGCTAAGCAATCCGCAGCGCCTGCCCCCCAGGAAAAACCCGCTCGCAAAACCGGCTGA
- a CDS encoding aldo/keto reductase, whose protein sequence is MKTRRLGKTGFEVSEIGLGCWQLGGDFGPVGDETADAILTHALSAGISFWDTADVYGGGLSESRIGGHAKGPNVVVATKLGRSAALYPNKYTKQAVRESLAASAKRLGVASLDLAQLHCVPPEVLREGAIFGWMDELQAEGLVKNWGASVETIEEGMICLEQPGCATLQIIFNLLRQDAAEKLLPKAAEKDVGIIVRLPLASGLLSGKYDKDTRFADSDHRSYNRDGAAFSVGETFSGIPFERGIELVQTLKGFAPEGLPMSQFALRWILDHPQVSTVIAGVSKPEQIADNVAASERKSLFPALMKQLGEWYEKNVKPEIRGGV, encoded by the coding sequence ATGAAGACGCGGCGACTGGGCAAGACGGGTTTTGAGGTCAGCGAGATCGGCCTGGGCTGCTGGCAGCTGGGCGGCGATTTCGGCCCCGTCGGTGACGAGACGGCCGATGCCATCCTCACCCATGCGCTAAGTGCCGGGATCAGCTTCTGGGACACGGCCGACGTCTATGGCGGGGGGCTCAGCGAAAGCCGTATCGGCGGCCATGCCAAGGGGCCAAACGTGGTGGTGGCGACCAAGCTCGGTCGCTCAGCCGCGCTTTATCCCAACAAATACACCAAGCAGGCAGTGCGTGAGAGCCTCGCGGCATCGGCCAAGCGGCTGGGCGTGGCGTCGCTGGATCTGGCGCAGCTCCACTGCGTGCCGCCGGAAGTCTTGCGCGAAGGCGCCATTTTCGGGTGGATGGACGAGCTCCAGGCCGAGGGCCTGGTCAAGAACTGGGGTGCCAGCGTCGAGACCATCGAGGAAGGAATGATCTGCCTCGAGCAGCCGGGTTGCGCGACGCTGCAGATCATCTTCAACCTGCTGCGCCAGGATGCGGCGGAAAAACTGTTGCCCAAGGCCGCAGAAAAGGATGTCGGCATCATCGTGCGGCTGCCGCTGGCCAGCGGATTGCTGAGCGGCAAGTATGACAAGGACACCCGGTTCGCCGATAGCGATCACCGCAGCTACAATCGCGATGGGGCGGCCTTCTCGGTGGGCGAAACATTTTCCGGCATTCCCTTCGAGCGTGGCATCGAACTGGTACAGACGCTGAAAGGCTTTGCCCCCGAGGGCCTGCCGATGAGCCAATTCGCGCTGCGCTGGATCCTCGATCACCCGCAGGTGTCGACGGTGATCGCCGGTGTTTCCAAGCCGGAGCAGATCGCCGACAACGTCGCCGCGAGCGAGCGCAAGAGCCTGTTCCCGGCACTGATGAAGCAACTGGGCGAATGGTACGAAAAGAACGTGAAGCCGGAAATCCGCGGCGGGGTTTGA
- a CDS encoding GntR family transcriptional regulator, with product MSETLEGTIAFRVVVALRDDIVSMALKPGDVISESDIAGRYGVSRQPVREAFIRLAQQGLLLIRPKRATVVKKISPDGVRQSRFIRESIEVEIIRRVAANPGPDVKDVLERLIADQEAASAANDSRRFHKQDELFHRTLARLAGVEYAWQLIDDHKMQLDRVRYLTLGVSSSQRAIAEHKLIAEAVSQGDTAGAEAAMRAHLGRAEMLLSQTIEDYPDFFE from the coding sequence ATGAGCGAAACGCTGGAAGGGACCATCGCCTTCCGCGTGGTGGTGGCGCTGCGCGACGATATCGTGAGCATGGCGCTCAAACCCGGCGACGTGATTTCGGAAAGCGATATCGCGGGGCGCTATGGCGTATCCCGCCAGCCGGTGCGCGAGGCGTTCATTCGGCTGGCGCAGCAGGGGCTGCTGCTGATCCGCCCGAAGCGCGCGACGGTAGTCAAGAAGATTTCGCCCGACGGGGTGCGCCAGAGCCGCTTCATCCGCGAGAGCATCGAGGTGGAAATCATCCGCCGGGTTGCCGCCAATCCAGGCCCTGACGTCAAGGATGTGCTCGAGCGGCTGATCGCCGACCAGGAGGCAGCGTCGGCCGCCAATGACAGCCGGCGCTTCCACAAGCAGGACGAACTGTTCCACCGCACGCTCGCCCGGCTGGCCGGGGTTGAATATGCCTGGCAGCTGATCGACGACCACAAGATGCAGCTCGACCGCGTGCGCTACCTGACGCTGGGTGTGTCCTCGAGCCAGCGCGCCATCGCCGAACACAAGCTGATCGCCGAGGCCGTGAGCCAGGGCGACACGGCGGGGGCGGAAGCGGCGATGCGCGCGCATCTGGGCCGGGCAGAAATGCTGCTCAGCCAGACGATCGAGGATTACCCCGACTTTTTCGAATAG
- a CDS encoding Gfo/Idh/MocA family protein — protein MTKTYALVGTGGRARMFYEAILGPHREQSRLVALCDTNQVRMDFTNGVIERELSGKAVPTYKAADFATMISEQKPDTVIVTSIDRTHHHYIIAALEAGCDVITEKPMTTDPEKCRAILDAVERSGKQVRVTFNYRYAPHNSALRELIAEGAIGKVTSVHFEWLLDTRHGADYFRRWHRDKRNSGGLMVHKSTHHFDLVNFWLGTEPETVFGMGDLKFYGRANAEERGVFTPYTRTTGVAAAKDDPFAIDLTDNPVQKGLYWDGEKEDGYQRDQNVFGDGISIEDTMNVLVRYRNKAVMTYSLYAYAPWEGFNVAINGTGGRLELTVHENSYINAGAGSETEGAAKGVKLYHFPLHGEPRVVPVKHGEGGHGGGDKIMLEEIFGNATPRPGYGANHRDGALSILTGIAANKSFATGLPVDVKTLVKL, from the coding sequence ATGACCAAGACCTACGCGCTCGTGGGGACCGGGGGTCGCGCCCGCATGTTCTATGAGGCGATCCTGGGCCCGCATCGCGAACAGTCGCGGCTGGTGGCCCTGTGCGACACCAATCAGGTGCGCATGGACTTCACCAATGGCGTGATCGAGCGCGAACTCTCGGGCAAGGCTGTGCCCACCTACAAGGCTGCCGATTTTGCCACCATGATCTCCGAGCAGAAGCCGGACACGGTCATCGTCACCTCCATCGATCGCACCCACCATCACTACATTATCGCGGCGCTCGAAGCGGGCTGCGACGTCATCACCGAAAAGCCGATGACCACCGACCCCGAAAAGTGCCGCGCCATCCTCGATGCCGTCGAACGCTCGGGCAAGCAGGTCCGCGTCACCTTCAACTACCGCTACGCCCCCCACAATTCCGCCTTGCGCGAGCTGATCGCCGAAGGCGCCATCGGTAAGGTCACGTCCGTCCATTTCGAATGGCTGCTCGATACCCGCCACGGCGCCGACTACTTCCGCCGCTGGCACCGCGACAAGCGCAATTCAGGCGGCCTCATGGTCCACAAGTCCACCCACCATTTCGACCTCGTCAATTTCTGGCTCGGCACCGAGCCCGAGACCGTCTTCGGCATGGGCGACCTCAAGTTCTACGGCCGCGCCAATGCCGAGGAGCGGGGCGTCTTTACGCCCTATACCCGCACCACCGGCGTCGCGGCGGCCAAGGACGATCCATTCGCCATCGATCTCACCGACAACCCGGTCCAGAAAGGCCTCTACTGGGACGGCGAAAAGGAAGACGGCTACCAGCGCGACCAGAACGTCTTCGGCGATGGCATTTCCATCGAGGACACGATGAATGTCCTCGTGCGCTACCGCAACAAGGCGGTGATGACCTATTCGCTCTATGCCTACGCGCCTTGGGAAGGGTTCAACGTCGCCATCAACGGCACGGGCGGTCGCCTCGAGCTCACCGTGCATGAAAACAGCTACATCAATGCCGGCGCCGGATCGGAAACCGAGGGCGCCGCCAAGGGCGTAAAACTCTACCATTTCCCGCTTCACGGCGAGCCGCGCGTGGTCCCGGTCAAGCATGGCGAAGGCGGTCACGGCGGCGGCGACAAGATCATGCTCGAGGAAATCTTCGGCAACGCCACCCCGCGTCCCGGCTACGGCGCCAACCACCGCGACGGCGCCCTTTCGATCCTCACCGGCATCGCCGCCAACAAGAGTTTTGCGACCGGCCTGCCCGTTGATGTGAAGACGCTGGTCAAGCTCTAG
- a CDS encoding GFA family protein, producing the protein MHRGSCLCGAVSYSLEGPLPEATACHCSLCRKASGNYEAGVDVLKTDVTIHGAEAVRWYHSSDQARRGFCATCGAPLFFDFIGGERIGLNLGAFDGPTGIKVTEHIFVADKGDYYDICDGHPQYRTVPGA; encoded by the coding sequence ATGCACAGAGGATCCTGCCTTTGCGGGGCGGTTTCATATTCGCTCGAGGGTCCGTTGCCGGAAGCGACGGCTTGCCATTGCAGCCTATGCCGCAAGGCCAGCGGCAATTACGAGGCCGGAGTCGACGTTCTCAAGACTGACGTGACGATCCACGGTGCGGAGGCAGTGCGCTGGTACCACTCATCGGATCAGGCGCGCCGCGGCTTTTGCGCGACCTGCGGGGCTCCGCTGTTTTTCGATTTTATTGGCGGAGAGCGGATCGGCCTCAATCTCGGAGCGTTCGATGGCCCGACCGGGATCAAGGTGACCGAGCATATCTTTGTCGCGGACAAGGGTGACTATTACGACATCTGCGACGGGCACCCGCAGTATCGAACGGTGCCGGGGGCGTAG
- a CDS encoding heme-binding beta-barrel domain-containing protein, which translates to MGEYVRKLLRATMVALALSGSVLAPVASHAAGEIDLLDSYIGDWRGEGALVGGDQPEPFRCRLGVSQGNLNKINYTGRCTLVNATLSISGTIAYNEAERRYEAAMSSNAGYTGLAIGRQSGGNISFDLREQAKDRAGSDVRIGARILLVGESITVDFEVEFNNSGDVLTASVPFSR; encoded by the coding sequence ATGGGGGAATACGTGAGGAAATTGCTGCGTGCGACCATGGTCGCTTTGGCGCTGTCGGGATCTGTTCTGGCTCCGGTGGCGAGCCATGCGGCAGGGGAGATCGACCTGCTCGATTCCTATATCGGTGACTGGCGCGGCGAAGGCGCACTGGTGGGCGGAGACCAGCCGGAGCCCTTCCGCTGCCGTCTCGGCGTGTCGCAGGGCAATCTCAACAAGATCAATTATACCGGCCGCTGTACGCTCGTGAACGCGACGCTCTCGATCAGCGGTACCATTGCCTATAACGAGGCCGAGCGGCGCTACGAGGCCGCGATGAGTTCGAATGCCGGCTATACGGGCCTGGCAATCGGTCGCCAGAGCGGGGGCAATATCAGCTTCGACCTGCGCGAACAGGCCAAGGATCGCGCCGGCAGCGACGTGCGCATCGGCGCGCGCATCCTGCTGGTCGGCGAGAGCATCACGGTGGACTTCGAAGTGGAGTTCAACAATTCGGGCGACGTGCTGACCGCGAGCGTGCCGTTCAGCCGCTGA
- a CDS encoding ABC transporter ATP-binding protein produces MTSGPIIDARDVDYSLQIAGRPLHILRKVSLRVQPAEVVAIVGPSGSGKTSLLMLLAGLEKATGGTVNVNGSNLNAMNEDELARFRRHTLGIVFQSFHLIPSLTALDNVGLALEIAEPDLSMAAIREKAAAALAAVGLGDRLDHRPTALSGGEQQRVGLARATVANLPLLLADEPTGNLDQKTGAIVVNLMFDLARRNNTAVVLITHDPALAARADRVYTMTQGQFTETTSKIASVES; encoded by the coding sequence ATGACTTCCGGGCCGATCATCGATGCGCGAGATGTGGATTATTCCCTGCAGATTGCCGGGCGTCCGCTCCACATCCTGCGCAAGGTCTCGCTGCGTGTCCAACCCGCCGAAGTCGTTGCCATCGTTGGTCCGTCGGGCAGCGGCAAGACATCCTTGCTGATGCTCCTCGCCGGGCTCGAAAAGGCAACCGGCGGCACGGTCAACGTCAATGGCAGCAATCTCAATGCCATGAACGAGGATGAGCTGGCCCGCTTTCGCCGTCACACGCTCGGCATCGTCTTCCAGTCCTTCCATCTCATTCCATCGCTGACCGCTCTCGACAATGTCGGGCTGGCGCTCGAAATTGCCGAACCGGATCTGTCCATGGCCGCCATCCGCGAGAAGGCCGCTGCCGCCCTTGCCGCGGTTGGCCTCGGCGATCGCCTCGATCACCGGCCCACCGCCCTGTCGGGCGGCGAACAGCAGCGCGTCGGCCTCGCGCGCGCCACTGTCGCCAACCTGCCCCTGCTGCTTGCCGACGAGCCTACCGGCAATCTGGACCAGAAGACCGGTGCCATCGTCGTCAACCTGATGTTCGATCTGGCGCGGCGCAACAATACCGCAGTCGTGCTGATCACCCACGATCCGGCGCTCGCCGCGCGCGCGGACCGCGTCTACACCATGACCCAGGGCCAGTTCACCGAAACCACCAGCAAGATCGCATCGGTGGAGAGCTGA
- a CDS encoding ABC transporter permease — MRSLWAATRIGLLDMRGDLRRFLLLVVCLAVGTALIAGVNSVGTSITRAVEVGAAEIMGGDIELSRADRLATPDELAAMQVLGEVVLTVDTNLRAETFEDEAFADVSAVGRNYPLLGSVRSPQLQGDRSLADLLALDAEERPGALVDGIMLDQLGLSIGDSFGLGGTEFVVRGTLGQLPDGPVRGFRLGMPVLISIDGFGVVSDRTSPLPGLGTWYRYKILLADRDVDAGLQAAVDTIPDSGWTFRTARDSLGQMVRYYDLFMRFLVIVGLGSLLIGGVSVWTGMRAYIAERSSVIAVLRSIGAGRSRVFIHFLAQVAALALVGVGIGLVAGASVAWFILPSIGAAVGIPLAPAIHLQPLLVAAGTGLVTAFAFAYLPLQQAQTIRPVLLFRSKGLDAPPVDWPALLLSWQVLPLLAAILAFFFLAWLMTDDPALVLAFGMASALGAILFQVFIRLAQAGLRRLPEAGPRIWRHAIHNIAGAGQNAATVAVSAGMALSMLIIVLVMQANLQQEFLGASAFDAPTLVGSDLFPDEVVQLDELTARGNGISRFVSTPMLRGTLADVKGTPAADLVTRGPEATFLLAGEVPLTFRAQLPASSRVTAGEWWPEDYAGPGLVSLHQSLRNGLGVDLGDTLTFSIFGEPVTVTVASFRDYSWQGGIDFLATFSPGVLDNYPTTLFAAVTALPGDEEAVGRLLASELPDIRFISVGDTLKQVTDALGQLSFAASLVGSLAVGNGLLVLIGSLATGRRQREADAVITKVLGATRSELIATAALQYLILALLAAIPALAIGLGLGRVVSGLMLAVEFTVQLDIVFVVLAIAIAITATLGAMTIWRAVSTRPALLLRDL, encoded by the coding sequence ATGCGTTCGCTCTGGGCTGCCACCCGCATCGGCCTGCTCGACATGCGCGGCGACCTGAGGCGCTTCCTGCTCCTCGTCGTCTGCCTTGCCGTCGGCACGGCCCTCATAGCCGGCGTCAACTCCGTGGGCACCAGCATCACCCGGGCCGTCGAAGTCGGCGCAGCCGAAATCATGGGCGGCGATATCGAACTGTCGCGCGCCGACCGCCTCGCGACGCCGGATGAACTGGCCGCCATGCAGGTATTGGGCGAGGTCGTCCTGACTGTCGACACCAATCTGCGCGCTGAAACCTTCGAGGACGAGGCCTTCGCCGATGTCAGCGCCGTGGGGCGCAACTATCCGCTGCTCGGCAGCGTGCGCAGCCCCCAGCTCCAGGGCGACCGTAGCCTCGCCGATCTGCTGGCGCTCGATGCCGAAGAGCGCCCCGGCGCCCTCGTGGACGGCATCATGCTCGACCAGTTGGGTCTCTCCATCGGCGACAGCTTCGGCCTGGGCGGCACCGAATTCGTGGTGCGCGGCACGCTCGGCCAGTTGCCCGACGGCCCGGTGCGTGGCTTCCGTCTGGGCATGCCCGTGCTGATTTCCATCGACGGCTTCGGCGTCGTCAGCGACCGCACTTCGCCTCTGCCCGGTCTTGGCACCTGGTATCGCTACAAGATTCTCCTTGCCGATCGCGACGTTGACGCCGGGCTGCAGGCCGCGGTCGACACCATCCCCGACAGCGGCTGGACCTTCCGCACCGCGCGCGACAGCCTGGGCCAGATGGTGCGCTACTACGATCTGTTCATGCGCTTCCTGGTCATTGTCGGCCTTGGCTCCCTGCTGATCGGCGGCGTCAGCGTCTGGACCGGCATGCGCGCCTATATCGCCGAACGCTCCAGCGTCATTGCCGTCTTGCGCTCCATCGGCGCAGGGCGCTCGCGCGTTTTCATCCACTTCCTGGCCCAGGTCGCGGCCCTCGCCCTTGTCGGCGTGGGCATCGGCCTCGTCGCCGGCGCCAGCGTAGCCTGGTTCATCCTGCCTTCCATCGGCGCAGCGGTCGGCATCCCCCTGGCGCCTGCCATCCATCTTCAGCCTCTGCTGGTGGCTGCGGGCACCGGCCTTGTCACCGCCTTCGCCTTCGCCTACCTGCCCCTGCAACAAGCCCAGACCATTCGGCCGGTCCTGCTGTTTCGCTCCAAGGGTCTCGATGCGCCGCCGGTCGATTGGCCTGCGCTTTTGCTCTCCTGGCAGGTCCTGCCCCTGCTGGCCGCCATCCTGGCCTTCTTCTTCCTTGCCTGGCTGATGACCGACGATCCCGCATTGGTTCTCGCCTTCGGCATGGCCAGTGCGCTCGGCGCCATTCTCTTCCAGGTCTTCATCCGCCTGGCCCAGGCCGGCCTCCGGCGTCTCCCCGAAGCCGGGCCGCGCATCTGGCGCCATGCCATCCACAACATTGCAGGCGCCGGTCAGAATGCGGCCACTGTCGCGGTCTCGGCCGGGATGGCGCTTTCGATGCTGATCATCGTCCTCGTCATGCAGGCCAACCTGCAGCAGGAATTCCTCGGTGCCTCGGCCTTTGATGCCCCCACCCTGGTCGGCTCGGACCTCTTCCCCGACGAGGTCGTCCAGCTCGACGAACTGACCGCCCGCGGCAACGGCATCAGCCGCTTCGTCTCGACCCCCATGCTGCGCGGGACGCTGGCCGATGTGAAAGGCACGCCCGCCGCGGACCTCGTCACTCGCGGCCCCGAGGCGACCTTCCTGCTCGCCGGAGAAGTCCCGCTCACCTTCCGCGCCCAGCTGCCCGCATCGTCTCGGGTCACGGCGGGCGAATGGTGGCCGGAGGACTATGCCGGCCCCGGTCTTGTCAGCCTCCATCAGAGCCTCCGCAACGGGCTCGGCGTCGATCTTGGCGACACGCTGACCTTTTCCATCTTCGGCGAGCCGGTGACAGTCACCGTCGCCAGTTTCCGCGACTACTCATGGCAAGGCGGCATCGACTTCCTCGCCACCTTCTCGCCCGGCGTACTCGACAACTATCCCACCACGCTCTTTGCGGCCGTCACGGCCCTTCCCGGCGACGAGGAAGCCGTCGGGCGGCTGCTGGCGTCCGAGCTTCCCGACATCCGCTTCATCTCAGTGGGCGACACGCTCAAGCAAGTCACCGATGCGCTGGGCCAGCTGTCCTTCGCGGCAAGCCTGGTGGGTAGCCTTGCCGTCGGCAACGGCCTGCTCGTGCTCATAGGCAGCCTCGCTACCGGTCGCCGCCAGCGCGAGGCCGATGCGGTCATCACCAAGGTGCTGGGCGCCACCCGCTCCGAACTTATCGCCACCGCCGCCCTGCAATATCTGATCCTGGCGCTGCTCGCCGCAATCCCGGCGCTGGCGATTGGGCTCGGCCTCGGCCGCGTCGTCAGCGGCCTCATGCTGGCCGTCGAGTTCACGGTTCAGCTCGATATCGTCTTCGTGGTGCTGGCCATCGCCATCGCCATCACCGCCACCCTGGGCGCCATGACCATCTGGCGCGCCGTCTCGACCAGACCCGCCCTCCTGCTGCGCGATCTCTAG
- a CDS encoding LysR family transcriptional regulator: MTPDWNQLRALLVTVEAGSLSAAAKRLNLTQPTLGRQVAALEDTLGLVLFERVGRRLVLTEAGRQLVEHLKTMGEAAERVALTATGQSQAIEGTVRLTVADIYAGYVLPPMLERIRREAPAIRIEVLATGSISDLLRREADIAIRHVRPEQDGLIARRCRDTSGQVYATPDLLERMGHPKTGQDLARGDFIGALEGNADFIVVMRARGVPLTDANFRLATQSGLTGWEWVRRGMGLGGMVEAVGRVTPDVVEALPGLEPIPVPVWLVTHRELHTSRRIRLVFDLLAEALS, from the coding sequence ATGACGCCGGACTGGAACCAATTGCGGGCGCTGCTGGTGACGGTAGAAGCCGGATCGTTGTCGGCGGCGGCCAAGCGGCTCAATCTCACTCAGCCGACGCTGGGCCGGCAGGTGGCGGCACTGGAGGACACGCTCGGGCTCGTGCTGTTCGAGCGCGTCGGGCGACGTCTGGTGCTGACCGAGGCCGGACGGCAGCTGGTGGAACATCTCAAGACGATGGGCGAGGCGGCGGAGCGCGTCGCGCTGACCGCGACCGGGCAATCGCAGGCCATCGAGGGAACGGTGCGGCTCACGGTGGCCGATATCTATGCGGGATATGTGCTGCCGCCGATGCTGGAGCGGATCCGCCGGGAGGCGCCCGCCATCCGGATCGAAGTCCTGGCGACCGGGTCGATCAGCGATCTCCTGCGGCGCGAGGCGGATATCGCCATCCGCCATGTCCGGCCCGAACAGGACGGGCTGATTGCCCGGCGCTGCCGGGACACGTCCGGGCAGGTCTATGCGACGCCGGACCTGCTGGAGCGGATGGGGCACCCGAAAACCGGGCAGGACCTGGCGCGCGGTGACTTCATCGGGGCGCTGGAGGGCAATGCAGACTTCATCGTCGTAATGCGCGCGCGCGGGGTGCCGCTGACGGACGCCAATTTTCGTCTGGCAACGCAAAGCGGCCTGACGGGCTGGGAATGGGTGCGGCGCGGCATGGGTCTCGGCGGCATGGTGGAGGCGGTCGGGCGCGTGACCCCCGATGTGGTTGAGGCCCTTCCGGGGCTCGAGCCGATCCCTGTGCCGGTATGGCTGGTGACGCATCGGGAGCTCCATACCAGCCGGCGGATCCGGCTGGTCTTCGACCTCCTCGCCGAGGCGCTTTCGTGA
- a CDS encoding class I SAM-dependent methyltransferase — protein MAEMSAFWDRLADRYAAQPIADETAYRTKLQRTRALLGPDMDIFEFGCGTGSTALTHAPYVRSVRGVDFSARMVEIARDKANASGITNVTFEQGDITAMTIPATSYDVVLGLSILHLLRDRHAVLSRVFDMLKPGGRFVSSTACLGGPLKLLTPVAAIGRALGKLPQIGFMSHAELRSDLVRAGFTIEQDWQPKAGAAVFIVARKPG, from the coding sequence ATGGCTGAGATGAGTGCGTTCTGGGACCGTCTGGCGGACCGCTATGCCGCCCAGCCCATTGCCGATGAAACGGCCTATCGCACCAAGCTCCAGCGCACGCGCGCTCTGCTCGGGCCCGATATGGATATCTTCGAATTCGGCTGCGGCACCGGCAGCACCGCCCTCACCCACGCCCCCTACGTCCGCTCGGTCCGCGGCGTGGACTTTTCAGCGCGGATGGTCGAGATCGCCCGCGACAAGGCCAATGCATCGGGCATCACCAATGTTACCTTCGAACAGGGCGACATCACCGCCATGACGATCCCGGCCACCAGCTATGACGTGGTGCTCGGGCTCTCCATCCTCCATCTGCTGCGCGACCGTCACGCCGTCCTGTCCCGCGTCTTTGACATGCTCAAGCCCGGCGGCCGGTTCGTCTCGAGCACCGCCTGCCTCGGCGGGCCGCTCAAGCTCCTCACCCCGGTCGCGGCCATCGGGAGGGCATTGGGCAAGCTTCCCCAGATCGGGTTCATGAGCCACGCCGAATTGCGCAGCGACCTGGTCCGCGCCGGCTTCACAATCGAACAGGACTGGCAGCCCAAGGCCGGCGCCGCCGTCTTCATCGTCGCGCGCAAGCCCGGATGA
- a CDS encoding ATP-binding protein, with amino-acid sequence MQVAIDMGQSRTDGAAHMDLEELLATRLLVQGNSGSGKSHLLRRLLEQSAPWVQQCVVDPEGDFVTLADKFGHLVVDATRTEAELTRIAARVRQHRVSVVLNLEGLDVEQQMRAAAAFLGGMFDADRDYWYPVLVVVDEAQLFAPAAAGEVSDEARKLSLGAMTNLMCRGRKRGLAGVIATQRLAKLAKNVAAEASNFLMGRTFLDIDMARAADLLGMDRRQAEQFRDLARGHFVALGPAISRRPLPITIGAVETSARSTSPKLTPLPDAPADAADLIFTQDPKELTRPVVRRPPPPPPPSTNELLAQVARARAEREPEPTTLFPEIDEAEREETIRTVMAELMSDPDAGFRNTAQLYQDFLVRCRIRRVPGEPPALPAFKRLLAVARVAPDEETAASDGWQQALTLSETLTDDVQGVFLVLAQAALTGASCPSDATLARLYGTHSASRARRLLTWFEERGLIVLRTDFRGQRIAAFPDLGAETAPGDPAGPDILAPERGAAE; translated from the coding sequence ATGCAGGTTGCCATCGACATGGGACAAAGCCGCACGGACGGCGCTGCCCATATGGATCTCGAGGAATTGCTGGCTACGCGCTTGTTGGTGCAGGGAAATTCCGGCTCCGGCAAGTCGCACCTGCTGCGCCGCCTGCTTGAGCAGTCCGCGCCGTGGGTGCAGCAATGCGTCGTCGATCCCGAGGGCGATTTCGTGACCCTTGCCGACAAGTTCGGCCACCTCGTCGTCGATGCCACCCGCACCGAAGCCGAACTCACGCGCATCGCCGCGCGCGTTCGCCAGCATCGCGTATCGGTCGTCCTCAACCTCGAAGGCCTTGATGTAGAACAACAAATGCGCGCCGCCGCGGCCTTTCTCGGCGGCATGTTCGATGCCGATCGCGACTACTGGTACCCGGTTCTGGTGGTCGTCGACGAAGCCCAGCTCTTCGCGCCCGCCGCGGCCGGCGAAGTGTCCGACGAGGCCCGCAAGCTCTCGCTCGGCGCCATGACCAATCTCATGTGCCGCGGCCGCAAGCGCGGTCTCGCCGGCGTCATCGCCACCCAGCGCCTCGCCAAGCTGGCCAAGAACGTGGCGGCGGAAGCTTCTAACTTCTTGATGGGACGCACTTTTCTTGACATTGATATGGCGCGCGCCGCTGATCTCCTAGGCATGGATCGTCGCCAGGCGGAACAGTTCCGCGATCTCGCTCGCGGCCATTTCGTCGCCCTCGGCCCGGCCATTTCGCGCCGTCCGCTGCCTATAACCATCGGCGCGGTCGAAACCTCGGCCCGCTCGACGAGCCCAAAGCTGACCCCGCTCCCCGATGCTCCGGCCGATGCCGCCGACCTCATCTTTACCCAGGATCCGAAAGAGCTGACGCGCCCCGTCGTGCGCCGCCCACCGCCGCCCCCGCCCCCGTCCACCAATGAACTCCTGGCTCAGGTGGCCCGCGCGCGGGCCGAACGCGAACCTGAGCCGACGACGCTGTTCCCGGAAATCGACGAAGCCGAGCGCGAGGAAACCATCCGCACGGTCATGGCCGAACTGATGAGCGATCCCGATGCCGGCTTCCGCAACACAGCCCAGCTTTACCAGGATTTCCTGGTGCGCTGCCGCATCCGCCGGGTGCCCGGAGAACCCCCGGCCTTGCCCGCCTTCAAGCGGCTGCTTGCCGTGGCGCGCGTCGCGCCCGACGAAGAAACCGCAGCGTCCGACGGCTGGCAGCAGGCGCTGACCCTGTCCGAAACGCTGACCGATGACGTCCAGGGCGTCTTCCTTGTCCTCGCCCAGGCCGCGCTGACCGGGGCGTCCTGCCCCTCCGACGCCACCCTGGCGCGGCTGTACGGCACCCACTCGGCGAGCCGCGCCCGGCGACTTCTGACATGGTTTGAGGAGCGCGGTCTCATCGTGTTGCGCACCGATTTCCGCGGCCAGCGCATCGCCGCCTTCCCCGATCTTGGCGCCGAAACCGCGCCGGGAGACCCGGCTGGCCCCGACATCCTCGCGCCCGAACGTGGCGCCGCGGAGTAA